Below is a window of Candidatus Omnitrophota bacterium DNA.
TGAATCGCAGCTAGAATCCTGGTCTCATCAAGGCTCGATTGCACAATCAAGCGATACATACAACGCGATCAAAAATACTCTTGAGGCATCGGACACCCCTTACGTAGACAAGAGCTATAAGGTGTTCCTTCAAGGGTCTT
It encodes the following:
- a CDS encoding nucleotidyltransferase; the protein is MSIPESQLESWSHQGSIAQSSDTYNAIKNTLEASDTPYVDKSYKVFLQGSYGNDTNIYSESDVDIVIQLNDCFQHDLSDLTDDQKV